The Halovivax ruber XH-70 genome includes the window CGCGCCGCGGCGTCCATGTTCACCCCGACCACGGCGTCCGTGCCCCTCCCGATGGGTCTCGTACGCACGTGAGATGGTGGTGAACGAGTAGCCCCTGTGTCGAAGCGTCTCGACGACCGAACGAAGGAGCGCCGTCGAGCGGTCGACGTTCCGCTCGAAGACCGCCCGCTTCCATCGTGGAAGCAGTTCGTACGTACGAGTGCGATAGAGGTCCTGCAAGTGGGTGTTGTAGACGAGCGGCGTCGGGAGCGAGACGGATTCGAGCGCCCGGAGGAAGGGCCGCCCGAGGAGTTTCAGATAGCTGTGTGAGAGGGGAACGCGAGTCGCCGTCGTGCCGACCGGCAACTCGAGTAACTCGGTCGTCCCGTCGGGGCGATACGGTGTGCGTGGCGCGGCCAGGTTGTTGTACACGCCGGGTCGGTACGACGGAAAGACGCTGGAGTCGAAGTGAAAGCCCGCGGCCTCCAGCATCGCGAACTCGTCGGCGTCGATGTTTCCCTGCGGCGCTCTGTACCCCATCGGTTCGTACCCGAAGTGAGCGACGAACGCCTCCCTGCCCCGCCGGAGTTCTGCCTGGAAATCGTACGACTTCGAGGTGTCGTGCTGGTAGGAGTGGAGGTGAAACTCACACGTCAATTTCGACTCGAGTTCGTCGATCACGTCCGGATAGCGTTCGATCGTGCGACCGACG containing:
- a CDS encoding polysaccharide deacetylase family protein; protein product: MSDRPNSSERAAAAAEDTGRRLADTDVPYADCGADPAERIACLTLDLENDWYVEQSGYDHLTFAYIDDYIELIRDIDVPVSFFVVGRTIERYPDVIDELESKLTCEFHLHSYQHDTSKSYDFQAELRRGREAFVAHFGYEPMGYRAPQGNIDADEFAMLEAAGFHFDSSVFPSYRPGVYNNLAAPRTPYRPDGTTELLELPVGTTATRVPLSHSYLKLLGRPFLRALESVSLPTPLVYNTHLQDLYRTRTYELLPRWKRAVFERNVDRSTALLRSVVETLRHRGYSFTTISRAYETHREGHGRRGRGEHGRRGARPDLTTSSTNVSTH